From Solea senegalensis isolate Sse05_10M linkage group LG7, IFAPA_SoseM_1, whole genome shotgun sequence, a single genomic window includes:
- the mthfs gene encoding 5,10-methenyltetrahydrofolate synthetase (5-formyltetrahydrofolate cyclo-ligase), which yields MAALRAAKQALRKEIKRRVAALSDEEKLRQSLIVSHKLFQHPKYVSSKRIALFLSMSDEVRTEEIIKDAFKLGKSCFIPRYERSNSHMDMLKLGGLQDMETLPLTSWNIRQPADDDESREEALAAGGLDLILMPGLGFDKSGNRLGRGRGYYDTYLERCVKSPKGKPYTIALAFKEQLCQEIPVDDNDVLIDEILYEGDE from the exons ATGGCGGCCCTGCGAGCTGCTAAACAAGCGCTGAGGAAAGAGATAAAGCGGCGTGTGGCGGCGCTGAGTGACGAGGAGAAACTACGTCAGTCTCTGATTGTTTCACACAAG CTGTTCCAACATCCCAAGTACGTGTCCAGTAAGCGGATCGCGCTCTTTCTCAGCATGAGCGATGAAGTGCGCACTGAGGAGATCATCAAGGACGCGTTTAAACTGGGCAAAAGCTGCTTCATCCCCAGGTACGAGCGCAGCAACAGTCACATGGACATGCTGAAGCTCGGCGGTCTGCAGGACATGGAGACGCTGCCTCTGACGTCCTGGAACATCCGACAGCCTGCAGACGATGacgagagcagagaggaggcgCTGgctgcag GAGGTCTGGACCTGATCCTGATGCCAGGCCTGGGTTTTGACAAATCGGGGAATCGCCTGGGACGGGGGAGGGGCTACTATGACACCTATTTGGAGCGCTGCGTCAAAAGCCCGAAAGGAAAACCCTACACCATTGCTCTGGCCTTCAAAGAGCAGCTGTGTCAGGAAATCCCTGTGGATGACAACGATGTGCTCATTGATGAAATCCTGTACGAGGGTGACGAGTGA